From Erigeron canadensis isolate Cc75 chromosome 8, C_canadensis_v1, whole genome shotgun sequence, one genomic window encodes:
- the LOC122578430 gene encoding homeobox-leucine zipper protein HAT5, translated as MEGGMVFESLLQNQRLGFSSDGFDSPWASNSFHGEKTKKKKSLSREHEKEENSDEDYENCFRQPEKKRRLSVDQVQFLEKSFEEENKLEPERKIQLAKELNLQPRQVAIWFQNRRARCKTKQLEKDYEILNSSYDKLKSEFDSLQKHNDKLKHEVEILKEKLHQRETGEIELIPNEFASNEMDSNTQEPNTTPISIQSWGNEPNMVICKQEYANSVSTKSDIIDSYSPDVNHSSFLEPCDSSNVFENQSDFSQDEEDTLTILRCPKIEYESYIDPNEGSLAYPIEDQPFWLWP; from the exons atgGAGGGTGGAATGGTTTTTGAATCTTTGCTACAAAATCAAAGGCTTGGTTTCTCTTCTGATGGGTTTGATTCCCCATGGGCTTCCAACTCTTTTCATG gagaaaaaacaaagaaaaagaagtcaCTTTCTAGGGAACacgaaaaagaagaaaactcCGATGAGGATTATGAAAATTGTTTCCGGCAACCGGAGAAGAAAAGGCGGTTATCGGTTGATCAAGTTCAATTCCTTGAAAAAAGTTTTGAGGAAGAAAATAAACTTGAACCAGAAAGGAAAATTCAGCTTGCAAAAGAGCTTAATTTGCAACCAAGACAAGTTGCAATTTGGTTTCAAAATCGTCGAGCTCGATGCAAGACTAAACAACTCGAAAAAGACTATGAGATCTTGAATTCAAGTTATGATAAACTCAAATCGGAATTTGACTCCCTACAAAAACATAATGACAAATTAAAACACGAG GTTGAAATTCTCAAGGAAAAGTTGCATCAAAGGGAGACAGGGGAAATAGAATTAATCCCTAATGAATTTGCTTCGAACGAAATGGACTCGAATACTCAAGAACCAAATACAACTCCAATTTCAATTCAAAGTTGGGGCAATGAGCCAAACATGGTGATATGCAAGCAAGAATATGCAAATTCGGTTTCTACAAAAAGTGACATTATCGATTCTTATAGCCCGGATGTGAACCATTCTTCATTTCTAGAGCCCTGTGATTCATCAAATGTATTTGAAAATCAATCTGATTTCTCTCAAGATGAAGAGGATACCTTGACCATTCTGCGATGTCCAAAGATCGAGTATGAGTCGTATATCGACCCGAATGAAGGTTCTTTAGCATACCCTATTGAAGATCAACCCTTTTGGCTTTGGCCTTGA
- the LOC122610836 gene encoding uncharacterized protein LOC122610836, with translation MPVKSPFAEWIRNHPLPANMKYPTHLGTYNGKDDPDDFLQRFEGTAEMQNWVEPVACKAFRMGLTSDAREWMGSLTEGLINNFDELKTKFLSHFCQQKKHKKTHVAAHNIKQRENETFRDFIERFTVESQEITGLVEPQRVSGLIHGCRNRELVECLNTDLAETFDEAKKKAYKFLDTKEIRASNLDDTRYKKGKWQSNKDQQRYSPYNREEKRRDYNISLPEMTKTPKEILLTEAVGKTFPTPSKLSERGRRDKDKYCDFHNDTGHDTNSCIQLKKAIDEAIKTGKLAHLVKEIRQQGKPKADESGEQKNNNTQATIYTIRRERQVEKIKGVDALIQSVGEISFPPILGTNVSDDPIAIKAILQERWVDKIHIDDGSDCNILYEHAFPRDNPLLRILSSPPGTRLISFSGDKTEHAGKVTLAVTIVVGPRRRTEELTFMLIKGPSPYNAILGRPALQKFGMIPSVIHNMVKFQTEDGIASIRGSYEPPRVHGQTGTSMPTKKRRLGREEGELANTFHKMEIKKQEDPELENSTHKAE, from the coding sequence ATGCCAGTAAAATCACCATTTGCAGAATGGATAAGAAATCACCCATTGCCAGCAAACATGAAATACCCAACACACCTAGGGACATATAATGGCAAGGACGACCCAGATGATTTCCTGCAAAGGTTTGAGGGGACAGCAGAAATGCAAAACTGGGTCGAACCAGTGGCGTGTAAAGCATTCAGAATGGGGTTAACAAGTGACGCAAGAGAATGGATGGGTAGCCTAACGGAAGGATTGATAAACAACTTCGATGAACtcaaaacaaagtttttatCGCACTTCTGTCAACAGAAAAAGCACAAGAAGACACATGTGGCAGCCCACAATATCAAACAAAGAGAAAATGAAACCTTTAGGGACTTCATAGAAAGATTCACCGTGGAATCACAAGAAATCACAGGTCTAGTAGAGCCACAGAGGGTTTCTGGGCTAATACACGGTTGTCGAAATAGAGAATTGGTCGAATGCTTAAATACAGATTTAGCAGAGACATTCGATGAAGCAAAGAAAAAAGCCTACAAATTCCTGGACACAAAAGAAATCAGAGCAAGTAATTTGGATGATACAAGGTACAAAAAAGGAAAGTGGCAATCAAACAAAGATCAGCAACGATACAGCCCATATAATagagaagaaaagagaagagatTATAACATATCATTGCCAGAGATGACAAAAACTCCAAAGGAAATATTACTCACAGAGGCAGTAGGGAAAACATTCCCCACCCCATCAAAGTTAAGTGAAAGGGGAAGAAGggataaagataaatattgtgATTTCCACAATGATACAGGACACGATACCAATTCGTGTATACAATTGAAGAAAGCCATTGATGAAGCCATTAAAACAGGAAAATTGGCGCATCTGGTAAAAGAAATCCGACAACAAGGAAAGCCAAAAGCAGATGAGTCTGGGGAGCAGAAAAACAACAATACCCAGGCAACAATCTATACAATCAGACGAGAAAGACAAGTCGAGAAGATAAAGGGAGTTGATGCACTAATCCAAAGCGTAGGAGAAATCTCATTTCCACCAATACTGGGAACAAATGTCTCGGACGACCCAATAGCGATCAAAGCAATACTGCAGGAAAGATGGGTAGACAAGATCCACATCGATGATGGAAGCGATTGCAATATACTATATGAGCATGCATTCCCAAGGGATAACCCACTCCTGCGTATCTTATCATCACCCCCAGGGACTCGGCTAATAAGTTTCTCTGGTGATAAAACAGAGCATGCGGGAAAAGTTACCCTAGCAGTCACAATTGTTGTAGGACCACGTAGGAGGACAGAGGAGCTAACGTTTATGCTAATCAAAGGACCCTCGCCCTACAATGCAATCCTGGGGAGACCAGCACTACAAAAGTTTGGGATGATACCCTCCGTCATACACAACATGGTCAAGTTTCAAACGGAGGATGGGATAGCAAGCATCCGGGGAAGTTATGAGCCACCCAGAGTTCATGGACAAACTGGCACCAGTATGCCAACAAAGAAAAGGAGGCTAGGAAGAGAAGAAGGGGAACTTGCAAATACATTCCacaaaatggaaataaaaaagcaAGAAGACCCAGAACTCGAAAATAGCACTCACAAAGCAGAATAA